Proteins encoded in a region of the Rothia mucilaginosa genome:
- the adhP gene encoding alcohol dehydrogenase AdhP, whose product MCKETMKAVVVPEKVDGSVVVREVPVPAVGHGQALVKIEYSGVCHTDLHVASGDFGEVPGRILGHEGIGRVVKVGEGVESLKEGDRVSVAWFFEGCGHCEYCTSGRETLCRSVKNAGYSVDGGMSEYTLVTADYAVKVPEGLDPAQASSITCAGVTTYKAIKESLVRPGQWLVAYGAGGLGNLAVQYAKKVFGAKVIAVDINDDKLALARETGADYIINGREVEDVPARIRELTGGGAHAAVVTAVSKVAFNQAVESVRAGGSVVAVGLPSEMMELSIVKIVLDGIRVVGSLVGTRQDLAEAFQFGADGIVVPVVQLRAVDEAPAVFEEMAAGKITGRMVLDFASL is encoded by the coding sequence ATGTGCAAGGAAACCATGAAGGCTGTTGTTGTCCCTGAGAAGGTTGACGGTTCGGTTGTTGTCCGTGAGGTTCCCGTTCCGGCTGTCGGTCACGGCCAGGCGCTCGTGAAGATTGAGTACTCGGGTGTGTGCCACACTGACCTGCACGTGGCTTCCGGTGATTTCGGTGAGGTTCCGGGCCGTATTCTGGGCCACGAGGGCATCGGTCGTGTCGTCAAGGTCGGCGAGGGTGTTGAGTCCCTGAAGGAAGGCGACCGCGTGTCGGTGGCTTGGTTCTTCGAGGGCTGCGGTCACTGTGAGTACTGCACCTCGGGCCGTGAGACCCTGTGCCGTTCGGTGAAGAACGCAGGCTACTCGGTTGACGGCGGCATGAGCGAGTACACCCTGGTGACCGCTGATTACGCCGTGAAGGTTCCCGAGGGCCTTGACCCGGCGCAGGCTAGCTCCATTACCTGCGCTGGTGTGACCACCTACAAGGCAATCAAGGAGTCGCTGGTCCGCCCGGGTCAGTGGCTGGTTGCTTACGGTGCTGGCGGTCTGGGTAACCTGGCTGTTCAGTACGCTAAGAAGGTTTTCGGTGCCAAGGTTATCGCTGTTGACATCAACGACGACAAGCTGGCTCTGGCTCGTGAGACCGGCGCTGACTACATCATCAACGGCCGTGAGGTTGAGGACGTTCCGGCTCGTATTCGCGAGCTGACCGGCGGTGGCGCTCACGCTGCTGTGGTGACCGCGGTGTCGAAGGTTGCATTCAACCAGGCTGTTGAGTCGGTTCGTGCGGGCGGTTCCGTGGTGGCTGTTGGTCTGCCTTCGGAGATGATGGAGCTGTCCATTGTGAAGATCGTTCTGGACGGTATCCGCGTGGTGGGCTCCCTGGTGGGCACCCGTCAGGATCTGGCGGAGGCATTCCAGTTCGGTGCTGACGGCATCGTGGTTCCGGTGGTTCAGCTGCGTGCGGTTGATGAGGCACCGGCTGTCTTCGAGGAAATGGCAGCAGGTAAGATTACCGGCCGTATGGTTCTGGACTTCGCCAGCCTCTAA